Proteins encoded within one genomic window of Anopheles gambiae chromosome 3, idAnoGambNW_F1_1, whole genome shotgun sequence:
- the LOC1278859 gene encoding serine-rich adhesin for platelets isoform X1 — MSAGLMSCVRENSPPLESAPAQVPDIPITITTPETAVPATSSSTNSDTTKRKRFHPLRNLRRIFRRRTVSAADRAPGQLGAKAAGPTHIHFATPGCSTTDATLPRTGYPITIRNESGTAPGTSQGGPGGYFKRETYRLRNSDDLDKEMSNYQRSLSEGRLVDSDISRDGLSQSHDSVFSESAGTASSLSITLKNELADVLRKRRKDRQGEVSDEDLGLPLSPITPQRKDRGMNKSEGSLSILSMTSSDLDDDRSASNASGHNLLHLDSSTSGSISMNRSEHLDESGDSSKLSHSAAKHKLAVRPKKKGPTRARTRPRESTLLPATPEVNEESLKLSSTNIASSFSPTKEANEKAHSLPYGIVPPGTSTPFAPKSSPAKEISTSKLSVGDAPAVTGSSIYVNRNISKSHEFERSADHHHLSVEGSAVPAASRKEDDGFFKRILNYSFKKKKHESGAKEDSSHSVTASPRKEDNTSSVYISSADPATVDCVPTEQIMKLSLVVGEPELSELSGYKKIKSGPAARQRVFPKDIFTAEEQQLQQQQQQQHQQHTQRYSSNVEVNRQSVASSGSGHSLTVGEAKMPLHKSEEYLVSKTRKFSERSVDGGEGDDEESDGRKYVSHGERLKSPKVYGLSSYQQKLAKISISSQPAAAPDAAKDSPSKRAKSVEKSKSFRTYTTDGVSNQLQAGGHQVPSLPNLSASLSVGNFSSNNFLETEHKFFSMTENMNTGKQRVFKDYISNADDDGESRHLSSSASLQKFEINDNNLLNPREEYFDHQPKSIVLTTNTLTPPEPTSILNKSNQNISQIEENIDKLVSSQFVSIIRSSDEGSSNERLDDIGVGANVPEFMKIQLKNRVEGTGRPAKTSSIVLTTSPTPAPPTSPAIASPTASAGQYPQQPDDAIKLQRRFSNENIEITESKPPLPPSVVGRTSLELGIPKSPPAFRKQGSGGGAAVGDLAGSKRNSMNLSQDLSDDRKVILQRRTSVTEEKIKYERRISSSSEDIKFEKKKSTSEELLEKRSSTGSNGTGNSNYNSGSSSGDELVVLRKKFIGGEREGGKDKDGTPELMKVFARRSLKLRSDDDYKVTESGKPLSSIDSDKENQSSEEKLDKVGLQQTKQQQQQQQQHVQQQPVEHISTTLVQSVAIGAPVTNGSLKNGSSVVEPAVLKNASNENGPAAPASGEPILRKSITSKPFGVPNRFGNAPNGGQPRNATSFVEVRKTLLPSATVTVGAPVITNNNFVKSSTAQAQGDACESTTISNNNTINTNRHTIASLNQLNSANGVGVINNNATNTATIIESDGGSGGNNGEINEFKGILQRRAEWEKRAKEGFK; from the exons ATGTCAGCGGGTTTGATGTCGTGTGTGCGGGAAAACTCGCCACCACTGGAAAGCGCTCCCGCACAAGTGCCAGACATACCGATCACGATCACCACACCGGAAACAGCAG TAcccgccaccagcagcagcaccaacagcgaCACTACCAAGCGGAAACGGTTCCATCCACTGCGCAACCTACGGCGAATCTTCCGACGCCGCACCGTATCGGCAGCGGACCGTGCGCCCGGCCAGCTCGGTGCGAAAGCCGCCGGCCCAACCCACATCCACTTCGCCACGCCCGGGTGTTCCACGACCGATGCGACGCTACCGCGCACCGGCTACCCGATCACGATTCGCAACGAGTCCGGCACGGCACCGGGTACTTCCCAGGGCGGGCCCGGTGGGTACTTCAAGCGCGAAACCTACCGGCTGCGCAACTCCGATGATCTAGACAAGGAGATGTCCAATTACCAGCGCAGCCTAAGCGAAGGTCGACTTGTGGATAG TGACATAAGTCGCGATGGACTTTCACAGTCGCACGATAGCGTGTTCTCTGAATCGGCCGGTACGGCAAGCAGTCTATCGATCACGCTAAAG AACGAGCTAGCAGACGTACTGCGTAAGCGAAGGAAAGACCGGCAGGGTGAAGTATCGGACGAGGATCTCGGCCTGCCGTTGAGCCCCATCACGCCCCAGCGCAAGGATCGCGGCATGAACAAGAGCGAAGGTTCGCTCAGCATACTGAGCATGACGAGCTCGGACCTGGACGACGACCGGTCCGCTTCGAACGCTAGCGGCCACAACCTGTTGCACCTGGATTCGTCCACCTCTGGCTCGATCAGTATGAATCGTTCAGAACATTTGGATGAAAGTG GTGATTCATCCAAGTTGAGCCATTCCGCCGCCAAACACAAACTTGCCGTACGACCAAAGAAAAAGGGCCCTACCCGTGCACGAACTCGCCCAAGAGAG TCAACCCTGTTGCCAGCGACGCCCGAAGTGAACGAGGAATCGTTGAAGCTGTCCTCCACCAACATCGCTTCCAGCTTTTCACCCACGAAGGAAGCGAACGAGAAGGCCCATTCGCTACCGTACGGCATTGTGCCACCGGGCACATCGACCCCATTCGCACCGAAATCGTCACCCGCCAAAGAGATTAGCACCTCGAAGCTATCGGTCGGCGATGCACCGGCGGTGACGGGCTCATCCATCTACGTCAATCGCAACATTTCCAAGAGCCATGAGTTTGAGCGTTCCGCagaccatcatcatctgtcGGTGGAGGGTTCGGCTGTCCCAGCTGCCTCGCGCAAGGAAGACGATGGCTTCTTCAAGCGCATCCTGAACTACAGcttcaagaagaagaagcacgaATCGGGCGCGAAGGAGGACTCGTCGCACTCGGTGACGGCTTCCCCGCGCAAGGAAGACAACACGAGCAGCGTGTACATTAGCTCGGCCGATCCAGCCACTGTCGATTGTGTGCCAACGGAGCAGATCATGAAGCTATCGCTGGTTGTCGGTGAGCCGGAGCTGAGTGAGCTGAGCGGGTATAAGAAGATAAAGTCGGGTCCGGCCGCACGGCAGCGCGTCTTCCCGAAGGATATTTTTACGGCTGAGGAGCAAcaacttcagcagcagcagcagcagcagcatcaacagcataCACAGCGCTACTCCTCTAATGTGGAGGTAAACAGACAGTCGGTTGCTTCGTCCGGCAGTGGCCATTCACTTACAGTTGGCGAAGCCAAGATGCCACTGCACAAGAGCGAAGAGTATCTCGTGTCCAAGACGCGCAAGTTCTCCGAACGTAGTGTTGACGGTGGCGAAGGAGATGACGAAGAAAGCGATGGCCGCAAGTACGTTAGTCACGGCGAGCGGCTCAAAAGCCCGAAGGTGTACGGGTTGAGCTCGTACCAGCAAAAGCTGGCGAAAATCTCCATTTCGTCCCAGCCGGCGGCGGCGCCGGACGCGGCTAAGGATAGTCCGAGCAAGCGCGCCAAGTCGGTGGAAAAATCGAAAAGCTTCCGCACGTACACGACGGACGGTGTGTCGAATCAGCTGCAGGCGGGTGGCCACCAGGTGCCGAGCCTGCCGAACCTGAGCGCCTCGCTGTCGGTGGGCAACTTCTCGAGCAACAACTTCCTCGAGACGGAGCACAAGTTCTTCAGCATGACGGAGAACATGAACACGGGCAAGCAACGAGTGTTTAAGGACTACATCAGCAATGCGGATGATGACGGTGAATCACGACACCTTTCGTCCAGTGCGTCGCTGCAAAAGTTTGAGATCAATGATAATAATCTGCTGAACCCGCGCGAAGAGTACTTCGACCATCAGCCGAAGAGCATCGTGCTGACCACGAACACGCTGACGCCGCCGGAACCGACCAGCATACTGAACAAATCAAACCAGAACATCTCGCAGATTGAAGAGAACATTGACAAGCTAGTATCGTCGCAGTTCGTGAGCATCATCCGCAGCTCGGACgagggcagcagcaacgaGCGGCTGGACGATATCGGCGTTGGTGCCAATGTACCCGAGTTTATGAAGATCCAACTGAAGAACCGTGTGGAGGGTACGGGTCGACCGGCCAAGACGAGCAGTATCGTGCTGACGACCTCGCCAACTCCGGCTCCACCCACTTCACCCGCCATCGCTAGTCCCACTGCCAGTGCCGGGCAGTACCCCCAGCAGCCAGACGATGCCATAAAGCTGCAGCGACGGTTCAGCAACGAAAACATTGAGATTACGGAGTCGaaaccaccactaccaccatccgTGGTAGGACGCACCAGCCTGGAGCTGGGTATACCGAAGAGCCCGCCCGCCTTCCGCAAACAGGGCTCGGGTGGTGGTGCAGCTGTCGGAGATCTGGCCGGCAGCAAGCGCAACTCAATGAATCTCTCGCAGGACCTGAGCGACGACCGGAAGGTGATACTGCAACGCCGCACATCCGTGACGGAGGAGAAGATCAAGTATGAACGGCGAATATCGTCCTCGTCCGAGGACATTaagtttgaaaagaaaaagtcCACCTCGGAGGAACTGCTGGAGAAGCGCAGCAGCACGGGAAGCAATGGGACGGGCAATTCCAACTACAACAGTGGCTCGAGCAGTGGCGATGAGTTGGTGGTACTGCGGAAGAAGTTTATCGGGGGTGAGCGGGAAGGTGGAAAGGATAAGGATGGTACGCCTGAGTTGATGAAGGTGTTTGCGCGGAGGTCGCTGAAGTTGCGGTCGGATGATGACTACAAGGTGACGGAGAGTGGCAAACCGCTGTCGAGCATTGACAGTGACAAGGAGAATCAGTCGAGCGAGGAGAAATTGGATAAGGTGGGTCTGCAGCAGacgaagcagcaacagcagcagcagcagcaacatgtCCAGCAACAGCCAGTCGAGCACATCTCCACCACACTCGTGCAGTCGGTGGCAATTGGAGCGCCAGTCACGAATGGATCACTGAAGAATGGAAGCAGCGTAGTAGAGCCTGCCGTACTGAAGAATGCTTCCAACGAGAATGGACCTGCAGCACCTGCCTCGGGAGAGCCTATCCTGCGGAAGAGTATCACCAGCAAACCGTTTGGCGTGCCGAACCGATTCGGCAATGCACCGAACGGTGGACAACCCCGCAATGCGACTTCCTTTGTGGAGGTGCGCAAGACCCTGCTGCCCAGTGCGACGGTCACTGTTGGGGCACCCGTcatcaccaacaacaacttcGTCAAGTCATCGACCGCACAGGCACAGGGTGATGCGTGCGagtccaccaccatcagcaacaacaacaccatcaacaCGAACCGCCATACGATCGCGTCACTGAACCAGCTCAACAGCGCCAACGGTGTCGGTGTCATCAACAACAACGCGACGAATACGGCTACCATCATCGAGTCGGACGGTGGCAGCGGTGGCAACAATGGGGAGATTAACGAGTTCAAGGGCATCCTGCAGCGTCGAGCCGAGTGGGAAAAGCGAGCAAAGGAAGGCTTCAAGTAG
- the LOC1278859 gene encoding serine-rich adhesin for platelets isoform X3, with the protein MSNYQRSLSEGRLVDSDISRDGLSQSHDSVFSESAGTASSLSITLKNELADVLRKRRKDRQGEVSDEDLGLPLSPITPQRKDRGMNKSEGSLSILSMTSSDLDDDRSASNASGHNLLHLDSSTSGSISMNRSEHLDESGDSSKLSHSAAKHKLAVRPKKKGPTRARTRPRESTLLPATPEVNEESLKLSSTNIASSFSPTKEANEKAHSLPYGIVPPGTSTPFAPKSSPAKEISTSKLSVGDAPAVTGSSIYVNRNISKSHEFERSADHHHLSVEGSAVPAASRKEDDGFFKRILNYSFKKKKHESGAKEDSSHSVTASPRKEDNTSSVYISSADPATVDCVPTEQIMKLSLVVGEPELSELSGYKKIKSGPAARQRVFPKDIFTAEEQQLQQQQQQQHQQHTQRYSSNVEVNRQSVASSGSGHSLTVGEAKMPLHKSEEYLVSKTRKFSERSVDGGEGDDEESDGRKYVSHGERLKSPKVYGLSSYQQKLAKISISSQPAAAPDAAKDSPSKRAKSVEKSKSFRTYTTDGVSNQLQAGGHQVPSLPNLSASLSVGNFSSNNFLETEHKFFSMTENMNTGKQRVFKDYISNADDDGESRHLSSSASLQKFEINDNNLLNPREEYFDHQPKSIVLTTNTLTPPEPTSILNKSNQNISQIEENIDKLVSSQFVSIIRSSDEGSSNERLDDIGVGANVPEFMKIQLKNRVEGTGRPAKTSSIVLTTSPTPAPPTSPAIASPTASAGQYPQQPDDAIKLQRRFSNENIEITESKPPLPPSVVGRTSLELGIPKSPPAFRKQGSGGGAAVGDLAGSKRNSMNLSQDLSDDRKVILQRRTSVTEEKIKYERRISSSSEDIKFEKKKSTSEELLEKRSSTGSNGTGNSNYNSGSSSGDELVVLRKKFIGGEREGGKDKDGTPELMKVFARRSLKLRSDDDYKVTESGKPLSSIDSDKENQSSEEKLDKVGLQQTKQQQQQQQQHVQQQPVEHISTTLVQSVAIGAPVTNGSLKNGSSVVEPAVLKNASNENGPAAPASGEPILRKSITSKPFGVPNRFGNAPNGGQPRNATSFVEVRKTLLPSATVTVGAPVITNNNFVKSSTAQAQGDACESTTISNNNTINTNRHTIASLNQLNSANGVGVINNNATNTATIIESDGGSGGNNGEINEFKGILQRRAEWEKRAKEGFK; encoded by the exons ATGTCCAATTACCAGCGCAGCCTAAGCGAAGGTCGACTTGTGGATAG TGACATAAGTCGCGATGGACTTTCACAGTCGCACGATAGCGTGTTCTCTGAATCGGCCGGTACGGCAAGCAGTCTATCGATCACGCTAAAG AACGAGCTAGCAGACGTACTGCGTAAGCGAAGGAAAGACCGGCAGGGTGAAGTATCGGACGAGGATCTCGGCCTGCCGTTGAGCCCCATCACGCCCCAGCGCAAGGATCGCGGCATGAACAAGAGCGAAGGTTCGCTCAGCATACTGAGCATGACGAGCTCGGACCTGGACGACGACCGGTCCGCTTCGAACGCTAGCGGCCACAACCTGTTGCACCTGGATTCGTCCACCTCTGGCTCGATCAGTATGAATCGTTCAGAACATTTGGATGAAAGTG GTGATTCATCCAAGTTGAGCCATTCCGCCGCCAAACACAAACTTGCCGTACGACCAAAGAAAAAGGGCCCTACCCGTGCACGAACTCGCCCAAGAGAG TCAACCCTGTTGCCAGCGACGCCCGAAGTGAACGAGGAATCGTTGAAGCTGTCCTCCACCAACATCGCTTCCAGCTTTTCACCCACGAAGGAAGCGAACGAGAAGGCCCATTCGCTACCGTACGGCATTGTGCCACCGGGCACATCGACCCCATTCGCACCGAAATCGTCACCCGCCAAAGAGATTAGCACCTCGAAGCTATCGGTCGGCGATGCACCGGCGGTGACGGGCTCATCCATCTACGTCAATCGCAACATTTCCAAGAGCCATGAGTTTGAGCGTTCCGCagaccatcatcatctgtcGGTGGAGGGTTCGGCTGTCCCAGCTGCCTCGCGCAAGGAAGACGATGGCTTCTTCAAGCGCATCCTGAACTACAGcttcaagaagaagaagcacgaATCGGGCGCGAAGGAGGACTCGTCGCACTCGGTGACGGCTTCCCCGCGCAAGGAAGACAACACGAGCAGCGTGTACATTAGCTCGGCCGATCCAGCCACTGTCGATTGTGTGCCAACGGAGCAGATCATGAAGCTATCGCTGGTTGTCGGTGAGCCGGAGCTGAGTGAGCTGAGCGGGTATAAGAAGATAAAGTCGGGTCCGGCCGCACGGCAGCGCGTCTTCCCGAAGGATATTTTTACGGCTGAGGAGCAAcaacttcagcagcagcagcagcagcagcatcaacagcataCACAGCGCTACTCCTCTAATGTGGAGGTAAACAGACAGTCGGTTGCTTCGTCCGGCAGTGGCCATTCACTTACAGTTGGCGAAGCCAAGATGCCACTGCACAAGAGCGAAGAGTATCTCGTGTCCAAGACGCGCAAGTTCTCCGAACGTAGTGTTGACGGTGGCGAAGGAGATGACGAAGAAAGCGATGGCCGCAAGTACGTTAGTCACGGCGAGCGGCTCAAAAGCCCGAAGGTGTACGGGTTGAGCTCGTACCAGCAAAAGCTGGCGAAAATCTCCATTTCGTCCCAGCCGGCGGCGGCGCCGGACGCGGCTAAGGATAGTCCGAGCAAGCGCGCCAAGTCGGTGGAAAAATCGAAAAGCTTCCGCACGTACACGACGGACGGTGTGTCGAATCAGCTGCAGGCGGGTGGCCACCAGGTGCCGAGCCTGCCGAACCTGAGCGCCTCGCTGTCGGTGGGCAACTTCTCGAGCAACAACTTCCTCGAGACGGAGCACAAGTTCTTCAGCATGACGGAGAACATGAACACGGGCAAGCAACGAGTGTTTAAGGACTACATCAGCAATGCGGATGATGACGGTGAATCACGACACCTTTCGTCCAGTGCGTCGCTGCAAAAGTTTGAGATCAATGATAATAATCTGCTGAACCCGCGCGAAGAGTACTTCGACCATCAGCCGAAGAGCATCGTGCTGACCACGAACACGCTGACGCCGCCGGAACCGACCAGCATACTGAACAAATCAAACCAGAACATCTCGCAGATTGAAGAGAACATTGACAAGCTAGTATCGTCGCAGTTCGTGAGCATCATCCGCAGCTCGGACgagggcagcagcaacgaGCGGCTGGACGATATCGGCGTTGGTGCCAATGTACCCGAGTTTATGAAGATCCAACTGAAGAACCGTGTGGAGGGTACGGGTCGACCGGCCAAGACGAGCAGTATCGTGCTGACGACCTCGCCAACTCCGGCTCCACCCACTTCACCCGCCATCGCTAGTCCCACTGCCAGTGCCGGGCAGTACCCCCAGCAGCCAGACGATGCCATAAAGCTGCAGCGACGGTTCAGCAACGAAAACATTGAGATTACGGAGTCGaaaccaccactaccaccatccgTGGTAGGACGCACCAGCCTGGAGCTGGGTATACCGAAGAGCCCGCCCGCCTTCCGCAAACAGGGCTCGGGTGGTGGTGCAGCTGTCGGAGATCTGGCCGGCAGCAAGCGCAACTCAATGAATCTCTCGCAGGACCTGAGCGACGACCGGAAGGTGATACTGCAACGCCGCACATCCGTGACGGAGGAGAAGATCAAGTATGAACGGCGAATATCGTCCTCGTCCGAGGACATTaagtttgaaaagaaaaagtcCACCTCGGAGGAACTGCTGGAGAAGCGCAGCAGCACGGGAAGCAATGGGACGGGCAATTCCAACTACAACAGTGGCTCGAGCAGTGGCGATGAGTTGGTGGTACTGCGGAAGAAGTTTATCGGGGGTGAGCGGGAAGGTGGAAAGGATAAGGATGGTACGCCTGAGTTGATGAAGGTGTTTGCGCGGAGGTCGCTGAAGTTGCGGTCGGATGATGACTACAAGGTGACGGAGAGTGGCAAACCGCTGTCGAGCATTGACAGTGACAAGGAGAATCAGTCGAGCGAGGAGAAATTGGATAAGGTGGGTCTGCAGCAGacgaagcagcaacagcagcagcagcagcaacatgtCCAGCAACAGCCAGTCGAGCACATCTCCACCACACTCGTGCAGTCGGTGGCAATTGGAGCGCCAGTCACGAATGGATCACTGAAGAATGGAAGCAGCGTAGTAGAGCCTGCCGTACTGAAGAATGCTTCCAACGAGAATGGACCTGCAGCACCTGCCTCGGGAGAGCCTATCCTGCGGAAGAGTATCACCAGCAAACCGTTTGGCGTGCCGAACCGATTCGGCAATGCACCGAACGGTGGACAACCCCGCAATGCGACTTCCTTTGTGGAGGTGCGCAAGACCCTGCTGCCCAGTGCGACGGTCACTGTTGGGGCACCCGTcatcaccaacaacaacttcGTCAAGTCATCGACCGCACAGGCACAGGGTGATGCGTGCGagtccaccaccatcagcaacaacaacaccatcaacaCGAACCGCCATACGATCGCGTCACTGAACCAGCTCAACAGCGCCAACGGTGTCGGTGTCATCAACAACAACGCGACGAATACGGCTACCATCATCGAGTCGGACGGTGGCAGCGGTGGCAACAATGGGGAGATTAACGAGTTCAAGGGCATCCTGCAGCGTCGAGCCGAGTGGGAAAAGCGAGCAAAGGAAGGCTTCAAGTAG
- the LOC1278859 gene encoding serine-rich adhesin for platelets isoform X2, translating into MIQLDRAPTVALRYRTLINGAINDISRDGLSQSHDSVFSESAGTASSLSITLKNELADVLRKRRKDRQGEVSDEDLGLPLSPITPQRKDRGMNKSEGSLSILSMTSSDLDDDRSASNASGHNLLHLDSSTSGSISMNRSEHLDESGDSSKLSHSAAKHKLAVRPKKKGPTRARTRPRESTLLPATPEVNEESLKLSSTNIASSFSPTKEANEKAHSLPYGIVPPGTSTPFAPKSSPAKEISTSKLSVGDAPAVTGSSIYVNRNISKSHEFERSADHHHLSVEGSAVPAASRKEDDGFFKRILNYSFKKKKHESGAKEDSSHSVTASPRKEDNTSSVYISSADPATVDCVPTEQIMKLSLVVGEPELSELSGYKKIKSGPAARQRVFPKDIFTAEEQQLQQQQQQQHQQHTQRYSSNVEVNRQSVASSGSGHSLTVGEAKMPLHKSEEYLVSKTRKFSERSVDGGEGDDEESDGRKYVSHGERLKSPKVYGLSSYQQKLAKISISSQPAAAPDAAKDSPSKRAKSVEKSKSFRTYTTDGVSNQLQAGGHQVPSLPNLSASLSVGNFSSNNFLETEHKFFSMTENMNTGKQRVFKDYISNADDDGESRHLSSSASLQKFEINDNNLLNPREEYFDHQPKSIVLTTNTLTPPEPTSILNKSNQNISQIEENIDKLVSSQFVSIIRSSDEGSSNERLDDIGVGANVPEFMKIQLKNRVEGTGRPAKTSSIVLTTSPTPAPPTSPAIASPTASAGQYPQQPDDAIKLQRRFSNENIEITESKPPLPPSVVGRTSLELGIPKSPPAFRKQGSGGGAAVGDLAGSKRNSMNLSQDLSDDRKVILQRRTSVTEEKIKYERRISSSSEDIKFEKKKSTSEELLEKRSSTGSNGTGNSNYNSGSSSGDELVVLRKKFIGGEREGGKDKDGTPELMKVFARRSLKLRSDDDYKVTESGKPLSSIDSDKENQSSEEKLDKVGLQQTKQQQQQQQQHVQQQPVEHISTTLVQSVAIGAPVTNGSLKNGSSVVEPAVLKNASNENGPAAPASGEPILRKSITSKPFGVPNRFGNAPNGGQPRNATSFVEVRKTLLPSATVTVGAPVITNNNFVKSSTAQAQGDACESTTISNNNTINTNRHTIASLNQLNSANGVGVINNNATNTATIIESDGGSGGNNGEINEFKGILQRRAEWEKRAKEGFK; encoded by the exons ATGATCCAACTCGATAGAGCGCCGACCGTAGCGCTTCGGTATCGAACGCTGATAAACGGTGCCATAAA TGACATAAGTCGCGATGGACTTTCACAGTCGCACGATAGCGTGTTCTCTGAATCGGCCGGTACGGCAAGCAGTCTATCGATCACGCTAAAG AACGAGCTAGCAGACGTACTGCGTAAGCGAAGGAAAGACCGGCAGGGTGAAGTATCGGACGAGGATCTCGGCCTGCCGTTGAGCCCCATCACGCCCCAGCGCAAGGATCGCGGCATGAACAAGAGCGAAGGTTCGCTCAGCATACTGAGCATGACGAGCTCGGACCTGGACGACGACCGGTCCGCTTCGAACGCTAGCGGCCACAACCTGTTGCACCTGGATTCGTCCACCTCTGGCTCGATCAGTATGAATCGTTCAGAACATTTGGATGAAAGTG GTGATTCATCCAAGTTGAGCCATTCCGCCGCCAAACACAAACTTGCCGTACGACCAAAGAAAAAGGGCCCTACCCGTGCACGAACTCGCCCAAGAGAG TCAACCCTGTTGCCAGCGACGCCCGAAGTGAACGAGGAATCGTTGAAGCTGTCCTCCACCAACATCGCTTCCAGCTTTTCACCCACGAAGGAAGCGAACGAGAAGGCCCATTCGCTACCGTACGGCATTGTGCCACCGGGCACATCGACCCCATTCGCACCGAAATCGTCACCCGCCAAAGAGATTAGCACCTCGAAGCTATCGGTCGGCGATGCACCGGCGGTGACGGGCTCATCCATCTACGTCAATCGCAACATTTCCAAGAGCCATGAGTTTGAGCGTTCCGCagaccatcatcatctgtcGGTGGAGGGTTCGGCTGTCCCAGCTGCCTCGCGCAAGGAAGACGATGGCTTCTTCAAGCGCATCCTGAACTACAGcttcaagaagaagaagcacgaATCGGGCGCGAAGGAGGACTCGTCGCACTCGGTGACGGCTTCCCCGCGCAAGGAAGACAACACGAGCAGCGTGTACATTAGCTCGGCCGATCCAGCCACTGTCGATTGTGTGCCAACGGAGCAGATCATGAAGCTATCGCTGGTTGTCGGTGAGCCGGAGCTGAGTGAGCTGAGCGGGTATAAGAAGATAAAGTCGGGTCCGGCCGCACGGCAGCGCGTCTTCCCGAAGGATATTTTTACGGCTGAGGAGCAAcaacttcagcagcagcagcagcagcagcatcaacagcataCACAGCGCTACTCCTCTAATGTGGAGGTAAACAGACAGTCGGTTGCTTCGTCCGGCAGTGGCCATTCACTTACAGTTGGCGAAGCCAAGATGCCACTGCACAAGAGCGAAGAGTATCTCGTGTCCAAGACGCGCAAGTTCTCCGAACGTAGTGTTGACGGTGGCGAAGGAGATGACGAAGAAAGCGATGGCCGCAAGTACGTTAGTCACGGCGAGCGGCTCAAAAGCCCGAAGGTGTACGGGTTGAGCTCGTACCAGCAAAAGCTGGCGAAAATCTCCATTTCGTCCCAGCCGGCGGCGGCGCCGGACGCGGCTAAGGATAGTCCGAGCAAGCGCGCCAAGTCGGTGGAAAAATCGAAAAGCTTCCGCACGTACACGACGGACGGTGTGTCGAATCAGCTGCAGGCGGGTGGCCACCAGGTGCCGAGCCTGCCGAACCTGAGCGCCTCGCTGTCGGTGGGCAACTTCTCGAGCAACAACTTCCTCGAGACGGAGCACAAGTTCTTCAGCATGACGGAGAACATGAACACGGGCAAGCAACGAGTGTTTAAGGACTACATCAGCAATGCGGATGATGACGGTGAATCACGACACCTTTCGTCCAGTGCGTCGCTGCAAAAGTTTGAGATCAATGATAATAATCTGCTGAACCCGCGCGAAGAGTACTTCGACCATCAGCCGAAGAGCATCGTGCTGACCACGAACACGCTGACGCCGCCGGAACCGACCAGCATACTGAACAAATCAAACCAGAACATCTCGCAGATTGAAGAGAACATTGACAAGCTAGTATCGTCGCAGTTCGTGAGCATCATCCGCAGCTCGGACgagggcagcagcaacgaGCGGCTGGACGATATCGGCGTTGGTGCCAATGTACCCGAGTTTATGAAGATCCAACTGAAGAACCGTGTGGAGGGTACGGGTCGACCGGCCAAGACGAGCAGTATCGTGCTGACGACCTCGCCAACTCCGGCTCCACCCACTTCACCCGCCATCGCTAGTCCCACTGCCAGTGCCGGGCAGTACCCCCAGCAGCCAGACGATGCCATAAAGCTGCAGCGACGGTTCAGCAACGAAAACATTGAGATTACGGAGTCGaaaccaccactaccaccatccgTGGTAGGACGCACCAGCCTGGAGCTGGGTATACCGAAGAGCCCGCCCGCCTTCCGCAAACAGGGCTCGGGTGGTGGTGCAGCTGTCGGAGATCTGGCCGGCAGCAAGCGCAACTCAATGAATCTCTCGCAGGACCTGAGCGACGACCGGAAGGTGATACTGCAACGCCGCACATCCGTGACGGAGGAGAAGATCAAGTATGAACGGCGAATATCGTCCTCGTCCGAGGACATTaagtttgaaaagaaaaagtcCACCTCGGAGGAACTGCTGGAGAAGCGCAGCAGCACGGGAAGCAATGGGACGGGCAATTCCAACTACAACAGTGGCTCGAGCAGTGGCGATGAGTTGGTGGTACTGCGGAAGAAGTTTATCGGGGGTGAGCGGGAAGGTGGAAAGGATAAGGATGGTACGCCTGAGTTGATGAAGGTGTTTGCGCGGAGGTCGCTGAAGTTGCGGTCGGATGATGACTACAAGGTGACGGAGAGTGGCAAACCGCTGTCGAGCATTGACAGTGACAAGGAGAATCAGTCGAGCGAGGAGAAATTGGATAAGGTGGGTCTGCAGCAGacgaagcagcaacagcagcagcagcagcaacatgtCCAGCAACAGCCAGTCGAGCACATCTCCACCACACTCGTGCAGTCGGTGGCAATTGGAGCGCCAGTCACGAATGGATCACTGAAGAATGGAAGCAGCGTAGTAGAGCCTGCCGTACTGAAGAATGCTTCCAACGAGAATGGACCTGCAGCACCTGCCTCGGGAGAGCCTATCCTGCGGAAGAGTATCACCAGCAAACCGTTTGGCGTGCCGAACCGATTCGGCAATGCACCGAACGGTGGACAACCCCGCAATGCGACTTCCTTTGTGGAGGTGCGCAAGACCCTGCTGCCCAGTGCGACGGTCACTGTTGGGGCACCCGTcatcaccaacaacaacttcGTCAAGTCATCGACCGCACAGGCACAGGGTGATGCGTGCGagtccaccaccatcagcaacaacaacaccatcaacaCGAACCGCCATACGATCGCGTCACTGAACCAGCTCAACAGCGCCAACGGTGTCGGTGTCATCAACAACAACGCGACGAATACGGCTACCATCATCGAGTCGGACGGTGGCAGCGGTGGCAACAATGGGGAGATTAACGAGTTCAAGGGCATCCTGCAGCGTCGAGCCGAGTGGGAAAAGCGAGCAAAGGAAGGCTTCAAGTAG